In Plasmodium gaboni strain SY75 chromosome 14, whole genome shotgun sequence, one genomic interval encodes:
- a CDS encoding FeS assembly ATPase SufC, producing MKRRKWLRITWAVTIYIFFGIIKVSSYNEERNRYNKMYSYVINGNRDYKKKYSFLRKRANVIYMENNNFDMDRLSLLKNLEEESKIITEAEGWDKTQPLLEIKDLHAIEIEGEKEILKGINLEIYLGEKHTIMGRNGSGKSTLAKVISGHPYYKVTKGIMKYKGLDLINLPVNIRSLCGIFLAFQYPVELPMVKNNEFLRAALNSHRRHRNEEEISVSEFNLMMIEEIKKVGLSSEFLDRPVNYGFSGGEKKRNEILQMLILKPTFCILDETDSGLDVDSFKLTSNVITNFSNENNSFLIVTHYKKLLELLKPNYIHIMHQGKIIESGDYSLVDKIESKGYSQFLKE from the coding sequence AGGTTTCATCATACAATGAAGAAAGAAATAGGTACAACAAAATGTATAGCTATGTAATAAATGGTAATAGagattataaaaagaagTATTCTTTTTTAAGGAAACGGGCGAATGTGatatatatggaaaataataattttgatatGGATAGattatctttattaaaaaatttagaAGAAGAATCCAAAATAATAACAGAAGCAGAAGGTTGGGATAAGACACAACCATTATTAGAAATAAAAGATTTACATGCAATAGAGATAGAAGGAGagaaagaaatattaaaaggaataaatttagaaatatatttagGTGAGAAACATACAATTATGGGAAGAAATGGTTCTGGCAAATCGACGTTAGCAAAAGTAATATCAGGTCATCCATATTATAAAGTAACAAAAGgtataatgaaatataaaggattagatttaattaatttacCTGTAAATATTAGATCTTTGTGTGGTATTTTTTTAGCTTTTCAATATCCAGTTGAATTACCTATGgttaaaaataatgaattCTTAAGAGCAGCATTAAATTCACATAGAAGACATAGAAATGAAGAAGAGATAAGTGTAAGTGAATTTAATTTAATGATGAttgaagaaataaaaaaagttGGATTATCAAGTGAATTTTTAGATCGACCTGTTAATTATGGTTTTAGTGGaggagaaaaaaaaagaaatgaaatATTACAAATGTTAATTTTGAAACCTACTTTTTGTATTTTAGATGAAACAGATTCTGGATTAGATGTTGATTCTTTTAAACTTACATCTAATGTTATAACTAACTTTtcaaatgaaaataattcttttttaattgtaacacattataaaaaattattagaattattaaagccaaattatatacatattatgCATCAAGGTAAAATAATAGAAAGTGGAGATTATTCTTTGGTTGACAAAATTGAATCAAAGGGCTATTCTCAATTTCTTAAGgaatga